One genomic region from Microcystis panniformis FACHB-1757 encodes:
- a CDS encoding acyl carrier protein, with protein MNSSSNLNNLVQNWLVKQLADQLSLDAKTINVTEPLTRYGLDSIDAVTMVGDLEDWVGQELPSTLFWDYSTIEKASLFLVENYDLSNLSGEETPAEVAPVAEKAEPAVSGGKGWSLFGRR; from the coding sequence ATGAACTCCAGCTCCAATCTTAATAATCTCGTACAAAATTGGTTAGTTAAACAGTTAGCCGATCAGTTATCTTTGGATGCCAAAACGATTAATGTGACTGAACCTTTAACCCGTTATGGTTTAGATTCGATCGATGCAGTAACGATGGTGGGTGATCTAGAAGATTGGGTCGGTCAAGAGTTACCTTCTACCCTTTTCTGGGATTATTCTACTATTGAAAAAGCGTCTCTTTTCCTAGTAGAAAACTACGATCTTTCTAATCTTTCCGGTGAGGAAACCCCCGCAGAAGTTGCTCCCGTCGCTGAAAAAGCTGAACCGGCCGTTAGTGGTGGCAAAGGTTGGAGTTTATTCGGTCGTCGTTAA
- a CDS encoding acyl-CoA dehydrogenase family protein: MKKLKQYWTAEALEKDLGDPLNPDNPLSYKRVIEIDESEEFPHEEIRWLYDWKLQHYYIPTDCGGEFTSFEEFVAFVRVLSRRDQTIGIAFTTLFWSFLNWMAGTPEQKQKLARFIMDDYGAMCLGYSEKEHGSDLINGDLTATKVEGGYILNGEKWPINRATISGISFILAKTDANGGPKCLTLFMVDKRQLDPEKYYNLPKIYTHGVRASDMSGIGFKDCFVPDSMRLREEGDGLELALKGFQITRMLCAAFSHGAADTALRTTLSFAVNRVIYNKTVMDLPQPRRTLVDAFLDILICDCETIPAARGFHIIPEQFSVWASVVKYFVTVRLEEMVNSVYVVLGSRFYMREEHEFGIFQKLLRDNSIISMFDGSSIVNLHALILQLRPLTKYRAKRNSHTMSALKTRLEAIFSLEKSVPPFEPNNLELFGRGMDDSLQGLEIALDMLEGLKNSDEVDPEVLENLLMLGNLVLEELNAHDEQISQSKFEYGHDQSPELFEIAKKYCTLHAASACLHTWLYNRSILGEFFARGEWLVLSLHRLLRTLRPLPYTLSEVYVENVAQELLKLYRENQHFSIVPFQLAPSQTTEEKTHELQLQS, encoded by the coding sequence ATGAAAAAGCTTAAGCAATACTGGACTGCTGAAGCACTGGAAAAAGACTTAGGCGATCCTCTCAATCCCGATAACCCTCTATCCTACAAGCGGGTGATCGAAATTGACGAGAGCGAAGAATTTCCCCATGAGGAAATTCGCTGGTTATACGACTGGAAACTCCAACACTACTACATTCCCACCGATTGCGGCGGTGAATTTACCTCTTTTGAGGAATTTGTCGCTTTTGTGCGGGTACTGTCTCGACGGGATCAAACTATCGGCATCGCTTTTACCACCCTATTCTGGTCGTTTTTAAACTGGATGGCGGGAACCCCAGAACAGAAACAGAAGCTCGCCCGTTTTATTATGGATGACTATGGGGCGATGTGTCTGGGTTACTCGGAAAAGGAACACGGTAGCGATCTGATCAATGGTGATCTAACCGCGACGAAGGTGGAAGGAGGTTATATTCTCAATGGGGAGAAATGGCCGATTAACCGGGCGACTATCTCTGGAATTTCCTTTATTTTGGCGAAAACCGATGCTAACGGCGGGCCGAAGTGTTTAACCCTATTTATGGTCGATAAACGGCAATTAGACCCCGAAAAATACTATAATTTGCCGAAAATATACACCCATGGCGTGCGGGCCTCGGATATGAGTGGCATTGGTTTTAAAGATTGTTTCGTCCCCGATTCCATGCGTTTACGCGAGGAGGGAGACGGTTTAGAATTAGCCCTGAAAGGTTTCCAGATTACCCGAATGTTGTGCGCTGCTTTTTCCCACGGGGCAGCCGATACCGCTTTGAGAACTACCCTCAGTTTTGCCGTTAATCGGGTAATCTATAACAAAACTGTGATGGATTTGCCCCAACCCCGGCGCACTCTCGTGGATGCTTTCCTTGACATCCTTATTTGTGATTGCGAGACGATTCCGGCTGCGAGAGGTTTTCATATTATCCCCGAACAGTTTAGCGTCTGGGCTTCGGTGGTAAAATATTTTGTTACCGTCCGTCTGGAGGAGATGGTTAATAGTGTTTATGTGGTCTTGGGATCGCGTTTTTATATGCGAGAAGAACACGAATTCGGCATCTTCCAGAAGCTACTGCGGGATAATTCGATTATCAGTATGTTTGACGGCAGTTCTATCGTCAATCTTCATGCTTTAATCCTACAATTGCGTCCTTTAACCAAATATCGGGCTAAACGCAACTCGCACACCATGTCGGCGTTAAAAACCCGTTTAGAGGCGATTTTTAGCCTAGAAAAGTCGGTTCCTCCCTTTGAACCCAATAATTTAGAATTATTTGGCCGGGGAATGGATGATTCCCTACAGGGTTTAGAGATTGCCCTTGATATGCTGGAAGGATTGAAAAATTCTGACGAAGTGGACCCAGAGGTATTAGAAAATCTATTGATGTTGGGTAATTTAGTTTTAGAGGAACTAAATGCTCATGATGAACAGATTAGTCAATCGAAATTCGAGTATGGTCACGACCAATCACCCGAATTGTTCGAGATTGCCAAGAAATACTGTACTTTACACGCTGCTTCTGCTTGTTTACACACTTGGCTTTATAATCGTTCCATCTTGGGTGAATTTTTTGCCCGGGGGGAATGGTTGGTGTTGAGTTTACACCGATTACTGCGAACTCTCCGGCCGCTGCCTTACACTCTATCTGAGGTGTATGTAGAAAATGTTGCCCAAGAATTGCTGAAATTATATCGAGAAAATCAACATTTTTCGATCGTGCCTTTTCAATTAGCCCCTTCACAAACTACCGAGGAAAAAACCCATGAACTCCAGCTCCAATCTTAA